A section of the Methanosarcina mazei S-6 genome encodes:
- a CDS encoding RNA-binding protein, whose translation MKVKSRVQLRKNIKNKMLKDLESAFGKEMEDLENKTLEKVTLDEYSLILVEGRPLLFEIEEHLFPTVRGALEMGLQKRLVVVDKGAIRFVSNGADIMAPGIVEADPDIKEGDFVIVVEETHRKPLAIGKALMEGQQMVDSESGKAIKSISHVGDKIWSFEF comes from the coding sequence TTGAAAGTAAAGTCAAGAGTTCAGCTGAGGAAAAATATAAAGAACAAGATGCTAAAAGACCTTGAGTCCGCCTTCGGTAAAGAAATGGAAGACCTGGAAAACAAAACACTTGAAAAGGTTACCCTTGATGAGTATTCCCTTATCCTTGTTGAAGGCAGGCCTCTTCTGTTTGAAATAGAGGAGCATCTTTTTCCCACAGTCCGCGGAGCTCTTGAGATGGGGCTACAGAAACGCCTTGTTGTTGTGGATAAAGGGGCAATTCGCTTTGTATCAAACGGGGCAGACATCATGGCTCCGGGGATCGTGGAAGCTGATCCCGATATAAAAGAAGGGGATTTTGTAATTGTAGTGGAAGAAACACACAGAAAACCTCTTGCCATAGGAAAAGCCCTTATGGAAGGGCAGCAGATGGTTGATTCAGAATCGGGGAAAGCCATAAAGTCAATAAGCCATGTAGGTGACAAAATCTGGAGTTTTGAGTTCTGA
- a CDS encoding MFS transporter, producing the protein MNSKKLLLYSSVFAIQGLSNAVIPILPELAGEGSTSPAVSSLLYSGYFIGALLTLLPFGILADRIGNLKVVSLGITLTLISGIFISISDNLWVLGISRFVEGLGCGAFFPAAYSMIADWKDSHQSLGEFNFLLNAGLAAGVFFSGMLAELEIKTAINIFTLLAFLSFIFLLRETRGQTPDNSGRKKDEYGTSKRVKPPGEPHENRTGFKPGMYLEKTRETFFENGFWKLWGISVVLYGATGVLNSNYADYSAGFLTKPELGFAISASYLAAMLSSLAAGKTKAKNKSIIRAGIVLAAAGILFSLKVPLLAFFLIGAGGGAAVLGLVAAVSRVSSSGIAMGLFNTGIYAGLGLIPVFGSLFIGPLGYESVFLGSGLVLLTTLFVKFE; encoded by the coding sequence ATGAACTCGAAAAAACTCTTACTTTACTCTTCAGTCTTTGCAATCCAGGGCCTCTCTAACGCGGTAATTCCTATCCTTCCCGAACTTGCAGGAGAAGGCAGCACGAGCCCTGCGGTTTCAAGTTTACTTTATTCCGGATATTTTATAGGAGCCCTTCTCACCCTTCTCCCTTTTGGAATACTTGCAGACAGGATAGGAAACCTTAAAGTGGTGAGCCTGGGAATCACACTCACCCTCATTTCCGGGATTTTTATTTCGATCTCCGACAACCTCTGGGTCCTCGGCATTTCACGCTTCGTGGAGGGTCTGGGCTGCGGGGCTTTTTTCCCTGCTGCTTATTCCATGATTGCAGACTGGAAAGACAGCCATCAGAGTCTGGGAGAATTCAATTTCCTGTTAAATGCAGGACTGGCTGCAGGAGTATTTTTCTCAGGGATGCTTGCAGAACTGGAGATCAAGACTGCAATAAACATCTTCACCCTTCTTGCCTTCCTGTCTTTCATCTTCCTCCTTCGCGAAACCCGGGGACAAACCCCGGACAACTCCGGCAGAAAAAAGGACGAATATGGGACTTCAAAAAGAGTTAAACCCCCGGGAGAGCCGCATGAAAACCGGACAGGCTTCAAACCCGGCATGTATCTGGAAAAAACCAGGGAGACTTTTTTTGAAAACGGATTCTGGAAACTCTGGGGAATTTCAGTCGTCCTTTACGGAGCCACAGGAGTGCTGAATTCAAACTATGCAGACTACAGTGCCGGCTTCCTGACAAAACCGGAACTTGGATTTGCAATTTCAGCATCATATCTGGCTGCAATGTTGAGTTCACTTGCTGCAGGAAAAACAAAGGCAAAGAATAAAAGTATAATAAGAGCAGGAATAGTCCTTGCAGCAGCAGGGATCCTGTTTTCTCTAAAAGTGCCTTTACTGGCATTCTTCCTTATTGGTGCAGGAGGAGGGGCAGCAGTCCTTGGGCTTGTTGCTGCAGTCTCCAGAGTGAGCTCGAGCGGGATCGCGATGGGATTATTCAATACAGGAATTTATGCAGGTCTCGGGCTTATTCCAGTATTTGGAAGTTTGTTTATAGGACCTTTAGGCTATGAAAGCGTGTTTCTTGGAAGTGGCCTGGTGCTTCTCACGACGCTTTTTGTTAAATTTGAATAA